GCGGAGACATCATACCCCTGCTCTTCGAGCCGGTCGAGAGGTGCCACCATACCACATTCGGCAGTGCTTCGCGTGCCGGAGACACCGGCAAAAGCACATGCCGGTGCCATGACCAGTGCAATGACTGCGCATCCGGCAAAAAGCACGGCAAGGTTTCTTCCATATTTCATTCGTGTTCCTCCAGTTCTGTTCGATACACAGGATGTGACCATTCGGGCACATCCATGTAAAGTATCTTTTACATTATGTTATTTATAACTTACCAATTGTGAAGGAGTTACACCATTATGACAACATACAGATACATAGCGGTATGAAGCGGAACCTACCGGAATGAAATCCCGTTGCACCCAATTCAGAGCTTTAAAAGTGAATTCACCGTCAAATATGACGGTTTATGAGTGAAAGAAAATTCAGCTGCCGTACTCAAAAACTTCCTCGATCGTGACATCGAAATATCTCGCGATTTTAAACGCCAGGTCGAGGGAAGGGTCGTATTTCCCCTTTTCGATTGCAAGTATGGTCTGCCGTGTCACGCCGAGCTCGTTTGCGAGCCCTTCCTGTGTGAGATCGTGCATGGCACGGAACACCTTGATCCTATTCTTCATCGTCGTCCCACTCCCCGTATTTACGGGCGTAATAGCTCCTGAATCCGACGTAGAGAAACACCATCACGCAGAGAAGCGCCAGCTGAATGCCCCCGAATATCCCCATATGCTGTCCGACAGGAATATCGGGAGGCGGGGGGAGGGGTCGGGGAAGGTGGGGCAGGGGGCCGCCGAGGCCGATAACGACTCCGCCGAGTGCCATCGTAAAAAACACCACCCAGAAGACCTGCAGCGTCCTGAGCGCAGCCTGCTGGGTAATCACTTTCGTCCGTTCATCTTCAATAACCTCTTCAACCCGTTGTTTTGCCAGATACAATCCGATTACGCCGAGAACGAACGCAATTTCGATATAAAGAGGCATGTGCGCCTCAACGGACCACCAGAATACCGCCACCTCAATGAGCCCGACAACACCCAGGAGAAGATAGAATGTGTTTCGTTTCATATGCTACAAGAGTCTAATATGTCATACAATAAGTTAATTATTTTTAACGAATCCAATAAGCCGGGGACTTTCCGGCACTCCCGAAAAAATCGATAAAGCAATCCGCTTATCCGGGTGCTTGACACATAACCGGATATGAGTCACTACGCAGCAGGAGACGTCGTTCTCGCCCCCTTCCGGTTCAGAGGAGAAGGGTCCGGCAAAATTCGTCCCGTCGTGGTGGTTGCGGCGGGAACGGACGGCATGCTGACTGTCTGCCCGGTGTCACAGAGAAAGCCGTCGGGAGTGGCGTATCTGCAGGTTTCGCTCGGGGATTTTATGCGGGGCGGGCTCGACCTTCTGGACGAGAGTTATATCTTGCCAGGATCGCCCTGCCGCATGAGCATTTCGGAGATCATCGGGCTGAAAGGCAGGCTTTCAGGCAGTACGACAGCTGAAATACTGGCAATCGTGCCCTGCATAAGATAAGATAATGAGTGCATACGATGTACGCAAAAAAATAAGAGTATCCGGTTACGGCCTCAATGCGAAAATTCGCTGTCGGTATGGTGGCACATACTCTCGCCCTGCGTGAGGGTGCCGTCACGATAGGCCCGGACCGCATCGTCTGCCGGCCCGGAAACACCCAGAACCACATCGATTCCGTGGTTGCAGAACAATTCGACAGCGCGGGGGCCCATGCCGCCGGCAATGACGCAGGTAACTCCCTGGTCATGCAGAAATGCGGGAAGTTTCCCCGGTTCATGGCCCGGGCTCGGGACCGACCGGCGGGCTATCGTTTCGCCGTCGATGTCGTAGATACCAAATTCAGATACGTGGCCAAAATGCGGGGAAACCTGGTTCCCGTCAAGAGGTACGGCAATTCTCAGTATAATCACCTCGGAAATCCCATCCTGCCCCGGCCTCCGCGGCAGAAACCGCGGCCACCTCCGCGGGGGACGCCCCCGCGGCCGACACCGTACACCGGAATTTGGCCGGGGACGGGTCCCTGAAGAGGGCGCGGTGCATTTTCGTCAGTCGGTACGGTCGTGTTTGGTGCGGGGGGAGGACACCGCCCGGATCCCCATCCGGTGCGTGCCCCAAGACCCCGCGGCCCTGTTCCATCAAATCCTGGCATATCAGATTACCTCGTCGTGATTAATACACATATGAGTAAAAATTAATAAACATGTTTATTCCGGCAACAGATCGGGATCTCCCTCCCCGAAAGCCTGCCCGTACCGCTGCCCGCGTCTGCATGACATCCGCCACGTACAGTCCGGCGCCCTTTCAGGGCACCCTTCGATCTCGATGATCATGCCCTTAACGAGCGCGTCCGCGACTTTTTTTCGAGCCTCGTGGAGATCCTTCCAGAGTGTCCTGCGCGAAATCCCCGACTTTTCGGCCGCATCTTCCTGCGTCATGTCAAGGAGATCGACAAGACGCAACGCTTCAAGTTCCTCGGGATTCAGGATAACGCGGCGGGGGTCATCGGATACCCGGCAGGGCTCGAAACAGCGTCCCTGCACCTGAGGGGGGGCAGCACCCGTACGGGGGCGCCCCCGCCGCCCACATTGCCGGCGCGGTTCCTGTCGGCCCGTCATTCCGTCACCCCCAGTGCGGCACACAGCGCATCGCGGACCTCGCAAAGCGCCAGAGCCGCGGGTGATGAACCGCCGGTCACCGGTTTTCCCGCACGTACTGCCGAGAGCACGGCGGGATCAAACGGTATTGTGCCCAGTACCGAAATGTTCTCATCGGCACAGTACTCCCGGATGGATGCCGTCATCTCCGGATCCAGATCGGCCCGGTTGATAACGAGAAAGAGCCTGACCTGAAATCCCCGGCATACCTCCACCAGCCTCCTGAGATCGTGCACCGCGGAGATGCTGGGTTCGGTCACGATAATGACCGCATCCATCCCGCTGAGCGTGGCCATCGCCGGGCATCCGATGCCCGGAGGACCGTCGATGAGCATGAGGGGCATCTCACCGGATGATGAGAGAGCAGCCTGCTTGACCTCCTGCACAAGCAGCCCGGACGTTCCCGCGCCCGGGAACAGGCGTGCGTGCGAGAGCGGGCCGCGGGACGTGGATGATGCGTAGATCTCTCCCGCCATGCGGGGTTTCATCGTAACGGCCCTTTCCGGGCAGACAAGTTCGCAGACTGCGCATCCTTCGCACAGGAGCGGGTTGACCTTCAGCCCGTTCTCCGTCTCTTCGATTGCATCAAACCGGCAGTAAGCACGGCACGCCCCGCATCCGGTACAGGTTTCAGTGTCGATTTCCGCACACTGCATCCCAAAATACGGGCGGGCTGACTTCATTTCATGGGGAATCACAAGAGAAAGATTCGCTGCGTCCACATCGCAGTCGGCAAGCACGAGCGAACCGGGAATGAGATCCGCAAGTGCGGCGGTGACAACCGTCTTACCGGTGCCGCCTTTCCCGCTGACCACGGCAATCCGGATCACAGAGCCCCCTCCGAAAGCGCTTCGGCCCGGTGGAACAGGTCGCGGAATGTCTCCGCCCACGCCGTATCCGACCGGCAGAGTATCTCCCCGCGGTTGTGAATCCGTGCTATTTCCCGGTCGAAAGGAATTTCGAGCAGCACCGGCAGCTCATGCCGTTCGCAGAAACGGAGAGCTTCATCCGCCCCCGGTGTGCTGCGGTTCACGACAACACCCGACGGTACGCCGAGCAGTCCCGCAAGCTGCACGGCAAGATCCAGATCGTGCAGCCCGAACGGTGTGGGCTCCGTCACGAGAATACAGACATCGCAACCGATGAGCGTTTCAACGACCGGGCAGGTGACTCCCGGCGCGGCATCATAGATCACGAGCGGTGATCCGGCCGCCGCCGCCTGTGCCGCCTTGATGACAGTGGGTGATTTGATCTCGCCGACATTCAGGATTCCGGAAATCAGGGTCAGGTGCGGGGGTATCCGGAGGGTATCCACACGCCCGATCACCGACTCTTCTTCCGAAATTGCCCCTGTCGGGCAGACGATTTCGCACCCGCCGCATGAATGGCAGAGATCCTTGAGGAATAGGACGCCCGATTGCGTTACCGTCAGGGCACCGTACCGGCAGAAAGAGGCGCACTTCCCGCAAAGAGTGCAGCTATCCTCGTCAATAACCGGCAACCGCGTTGTTACCGGAACCGACGACGGGGTCCCGGGGAAGAACAGATGCAGGTTCGGCTCTTCAACGTCACAGTCGACCAGCACGGTCTCCCGTTCCTGTGAGATGGCATATCCGAGGTTGGCTGCAACAAAACTCTTGCCGGTGCCGCCTTTTCCGCTTGCTACTGCGATTTCCATGGAACTTCAGAACAGCGGCTGGAGCGAGCCTTTCTGGTAGAGTTCATACGCCGATGCGGCCGTCGCGGCTTCCCTGACCAGAAACACATCGATGCCGGCTGATTCGAGTGCGGTTCGGGCGTTTCCTCCGACGTTGCCGGTGATTACCACCGAAACATCGTTATCCACGAGGAGCTGCGCTGCACGCGGTCCGACTCCGCCCACATCCGCTGCCACGGGATTCGTTACCGCAGTCCATTTTCCGGTTTTCTGGTCGATTATCAGAAAATACGGTGATCTTCCAAAGCGTTCCTCGACGGGGTCCTGCGGGTCCGTCCCTTTTGATGTTATGCAGATGCGCATACTGTTGTACCTCACCGCGATTATTGCACATATGAGCAGATATAGGTGTGGATAGATGCAACACGCCGATCACCAGTCCGGACTTCACGGAGAGTCCTCGGGGAATCAAGGCATATCCGGGCATTTTTATCAGGTGCGCACCACATCCCCGCCATCAGGCAGTTATCCTCCCTGAGTGATGCGCAGGCAGCACCCGGTTCCGGAAAAGGCTCCCCAAAGAGTCATTATCCCCGGAGAGCATATTCACCACAGGGAAGAAGCATGAACATGCATGCGCATGTCCGGATTGACGGCCGTGTCCAGGGCGTGTATTTTCGTGACGCAACACGCGACGAGGCGTACCGGCCCGGCGTCACCGGCTGGATCAGAAATCTGCCCGACCGCCGTGTCGAGGCAGTATTCGAAGGTTCCGATTCGGCCGTTTCACAGCTGGTGGCATACTGCCGTGTCGGTCCCGCCCTGGCCCGTGTCGATCATCTCGATGTCAGGTACTCGAAATATACCGGGAGGTTTTCCGGCTTTGCTATCCTTAAAACTCCCCTTCTCCACCGGTGAGAGCCGCATCCGTATCAGGACTGCGTTGCCGGCGATAGCGCCGGATTGAGACACCCGCACACCGCACGGTGCACTCCTGCTGCGGTCCCCGGTACGGCGAATCAGGAACACCAGAAGGTATTTCTGCTCCCTGCGGCGTACAGTGGCACTGAGAAGGCATGACGGACGAAGCACGAACGGAACTGAAAGGAACGGTTATCCACCTGAAGGATCTCATCGGATACCAGGAGGGATCGGTGTCGAGCAGAATGATCCTCTCACGCCCTGCCGGCAATGTCACATTGTTTTCCTTCGACGAGGACGAAGGACTGTCCGAGCATACCGCACCCTACGACGCGCTGGTGACGATCCTGGAGGGAGAGTGTGAGATCCGGCTCTCGGGCGATACCTTTGCGCTCAAGGAAGGGGACACGATTATCTTTCCGGCCGGTGCGCCCCATGCCGTCACTGCGCTGACACGGTTTAAGATGATGCTGACCATGATCAGGGAGTAGCGAGAAAACGGGATGACAGGCGGAGAAAAATGCAGATCATAGGCCACCGCGGTGCCCGTGCCGTTGCACCGGAAAACACGCTCAGGGCGATCAGGGAAGGAATGCGCTGTGCGGATTACGTGGAAGTGGACGTCCGCCTCTCCCGTGAGGGTCTGCCGGTCGTCATCCATGACGCGACCCTTGACCGGACCACGAACGGAACGGGCTTCGTCCGGAACACTCTCTTTTCCGACCTGCACCGCCTCGATGCCGGGGAAGGCGAGAGAATCCCCACGCTCTCGCAGGTCTGCGACACCGTCGGGGGCGCATGCGGCCTTGTCGTCGAGATCAAGGAGCAGGGGACGGAAGACGTAATCTGCACGATGCTCGCAGAACGGGGCGGCAACCGGCTGTATATTGTATCGTTTCATGCGGACAGCATCGCCCGTGCCGGTGTACTGCTTCCGCACGCGACGACAGGGCTGATCACCTCGCGCGATCAGCCCGATCCTGTCGCGGCCGCCCGCTCGGCGGGGGCCGGTGCGCTGCTCCCGAAAAAAGACCTCCTTACTCCCGGACTTGTCGCATCGGCTCACCGCGAGGGTCTTCTCGTAATACCATGGACCCTGAATAATGAGGAAGAGATCAGCCGGGCGTACGACTGTGGCGCGGACGCATGCGCAACCGACGACCCCTGCCGTATCCGCCGGATAATCGCCCGGTTGGAGACGACTGCCTGACGGGCGGCGGATCGCGTCTCCCCGGTAGCACCCCCCCGAACTATCTTACCGGATGGTTTCGCGGATCCGGCCGTTCGCGGGATCGACGCGGTAGTTGCCGGGATGCTCCAGCAGGTCGAAGGCATTTATCCGCAGATCGATGAGCTCTGCATACGTAAACGGTGCCGTTGCCGATCCGCTGTCGCCCCGGTACTCCACCACGACGCCGTTCACACGCTTTTCCGAGCCGATGACCTGATACATAGGGATGTTTTGCGGGCATCCGGGGCAATAAAAGTGTCGGAGGATATGCATATGCCGGGTTCTCTCACGCCGGACTAAATGAACTCAGGGATCGAATCCTTCCGTTTCTCCCCTTCCTGCCGTCAGGGGCGAATTAACAAATTGCTCCGGTTTCAGTTTGAATCCTGATCTCGAAACCGCCGGGATTTTTCACAACAAACCACAAAAAGACGGGATATCCATCAACACATAATTACGAGGGAGTGCTTCTATCCCGCCTACCGGGGGATCGTAGTTTATTGCATCGCGGAGACGCAATTCTTTCTCTTCCTCGACCGGTTCACCCGCCCCGGTCCGCATAGCGGGAAAAATAACAGGCGCCCCACTCCTTCTTTTCGCCCGGTTTCATCCCCGCCATAACAGGATCCGCATGCTCGGCACAGACGACCTGGGAACAGCAGCCCAGTATCTGGATACCGATCGCAGGTTTTCCACAGATCTGACATTTTTCCTGTTTTTCCATGCGTACTGGTCCGGGCCGTACCCGAATGAATCTGCCGGTCCCCCGGGGGCGCACCGGTTCGTGTAAAAGGAATGGTTTTTTGGTGTGCGGAAAGCCGGTTCTCACAATCCGCACCCGGTTATCTCCGATTTCGTCCGGAATTCGGGACAAGTGATATATGCTCACACCGCTAAGTACACAGTGATTTGTTCATTGTGGAGTGA
The genomic region above belongs to Methanoculleus sp. SDB and contains:
- a CDS encoding ATPase; this encodes MEIAVASGKGGTGKSFVAANLGYAISQERETVLVDCDVEEPNLHLFFPGTPSSVPVTTRLPVIDEDSCTLCGKCASFCRYGALTVTQSGVLFLKDLCHSCGGCEIVCPTGAISEEESVIGRVDTLRIPPHLTLISGILNVGEIKSPTVIKAAQAAAAGSPLVIYDAAPGVTCPVVETLIGCDVCILVTEPTPFGLHDLDLAVQLAGLLGVPSGVVVNRSTPGADEALRFCERHELPVLLEIPFDREIARIHNRGEILCRSDTAWAETFRDLFHRAEALSEGAL
- a CDS encoding cupin; its protein translation is MTDEARTELKGTVIHLKDLIGYQEGSVSSRMILSRPAGNVTLFSFDEDEGLSEHTAPYDALVTILEGECEIRLSGDTFALKEGDTIIFPAGAPHAVTALTRFKMMLTMIRE
- a CDS encoding glycerophosphodiester phosphodiesterase gives rise to the protein MQIIGHRGARAVAPENTLRAIREGMRCADYVEVDVRLSREGLPVVIHDATLDRTTNGTGFVRNTLFSDLHRLDAGEGERIPTLSQVCDTVGGACGLVVEIKEQGTEDVICTMLAERGGNRLYIVSFHADSIARAGVLLPHATTGLITSRDQPDPVAAARSAGAGALLPKKDLLTPGLVASAHREGLLVIPWTLNNEEEISRAYDCGADACATDDPCRIRRIIARLETTA
- a CDS encoding XRE family transcriptional regulator, whose product is MKNRIKVFRAMHDLTQEGLANELGVTRQTILAIEKGKYDPSLDLAFKIARYFDVTIEEVFEYGS
- a CDS encoding (4Fe-4S)-binding protein, coding for MIRIAVVSGKGGTGKTVVTAALADLIPGSLVLADCDVDAANLSLVIPHEMKSARPYFGMQCAEIDTETCTGCGACRAYCRFDAIEETENGLKVNPLLCEGCAVCELVCPERAVTMKPRMAGEIYASSTSRGPLSHARLFPGAGTSGLLVQEVKQAALSSSGEMPLMLIDGPPGIGCPAMATLSGMDAVIIVTEPSISAVHDLRRLVEVCRGFQVRLFLVINRADLDPEMTASIREYCADENISVLGTIPFDPAVLSAVRAGKPVTGGSSPAALALCEVRDALCAALGVTE
- a CDS encoding dinitrogenase iron-molybdenum cofactor biosynthesis protein, whose product is MRICITSKGTDPQDPVEERFGRSPYFLIIDQKTGKWTAVTNPVAADVGGVGPRAAQLLVDNDVSVVITGNVGGNARTALESAGIDVFLVREAATAASAYELYQKGSLQPLF
- a CDS encoding acylphosphatase; amino-acid sequence: MNMHAHVRIDGRVQGVYFRDATRDEAYRPGVTGWIRNLPDRRVEAVFEGSDSAVSQLVAYCRVGPALARVDHLDVRYSKYTGRFSGFAILKTPLLHR